In Arachis hypogaea cultivar Tifrunner chromosome 17, arahy.Tifrunner.gnm2.J5K5, whole genome shotgun sequence, a single window of DNA contains:
- the LOC140180588 gene encoding uncharacterized protein: MRAKVPRNFKSPDMDLYDGTIDPKHHLNNFKNQMYLADASDATHCKAFPTTLTKTAMKWFDSLPPRSVTSFDDLSRKFLMRFSIQKDKVKHAPSLLGVKQEVGELLRDYMERFNKACLKIQVLPTEAVIMGLVNGLREGPFSQSISKRHLTSLSDVQERAEKYINTEENARLWELSW, from the coding sequence ATGAGGGCAAAAGTcccaaggaacttcaaaagccctgacaTGGATCTGTACGATGGGACTATCGACCCGAAACACCACCTCAACAACTTTAAGAATCAGATGTATCTAGCCGACGCCTCTGATGCTACccactgcaaagcctttccaacgaCTTTGACAAAGacggcgatgaagtggttcgatagcctccccccCAGGTCGGTCACCAGCTTCGACGACCTCTCGCGTAAATTTCTTATGCGATTTTCAATTCAAAAAGACAAAGTCAAGCATGCGCCTAGTCTACTGggagtaaaacaggaggtcggagaactcCTGAGAGACTACATggagaggttcaacaaagcatgcttgAAAATTCAGGTTCTGCCCACGGAAGCAGTGATCATGGGCCTAGTAAATGGACTCCGAGAAGGACCATTCTCTCAGTCCATCTCGAAAAGACATCTGACTTCTTTAAGcgatgtacaagaaagagctgaaaagtacatcaacacgGAGGAGAATGCCAGATTATGGGAACTGAGCTGGTGA